Proteins encoded within one genomic window of Aerococcus viridans:
- the rpsM gene encoding 30S ribosomal protein S13 → MARIAGVDIPREKRIVIALTYIYGIGKTTSQKILAQAEISEDTRVRDLTNDELDRLRAAVDTIKVEGDLRRERALDIKRLQEIGSYRGIRHRRGLPVRGQNTKNNARTRKGKAVAIQGKKK, encoded by the coding sequence ATGGCTCGTATAGCAGGAGTAGATATTCCACGTGAGAAACGTATCGTTATTGCCTTAACATACATCTATGGTATCGGTAAAACGACTTCTCAAAAAATCTTAGCGCAAGCTGAAATTTCAGAAGATACTCGTGTACGTGACTTAACTAACGATGAGTTAGATCGTTTACGTGCAGCAGTAGATACAATTAAAGTTGAAGGCGACTTACGTCGTGAACGTGCTTTAGACATCAAACGTCTACAAGAAATCGGTTCATACCGTGGTATCCGTCACCGTCGTGGTTTACCAGTTCGTGGTCAAAACACTAAGAACAACGCACGTACGCGTAAAGGTAAAGCTGTCGCAATTCAAGGTAAGAAAAAATAA
- the infA gene encoding translation initiation factor IF-1, whose amino-acid sequence MSKEDMIEIEGTVTETLPNAMFKVQLENGYEVLAHISGKMRVNYIRILPGDRVKVEMSPYDLTKGRITYRFK is encoded by the coding sequence TTGTCAAAAGAAGATATGATCGAAATTGAAGGTACTGTTACTGAAACATTACCTAATGCTATGTTTAAGGTCCAATTGGAAAATGGTTATGAGGTTTTAGCGCATATTTCAGGAAAAATGCGTGTAAACTACATTCGTATTTTGCCAGGTGACCGTGTAAAAGTTGAGATGTCTCCATATGACTTGACGAAAGGTCGTATCACCTACCGATTCAAGTAA
- the secY gene encoding preprotein translocase subunit SecY — translation MFQILKNGFQDKDIRSRVAFTAIMLIVFRIGASITVPGVNAAGIQGLAESGLFSLLNTLGGGALSSYSIFSLGVSPYITASIIIQLLQMEIIPSFTEWSKQGEVGRRKLNRWTRYFAVAIGFFQALAISIGFNSLSSLGLIDNPGFVTYLLIALFMTAGSMFVVWIGEQITEYGIGNGTSIIIFAGILAQIPSELTSYYQNNIVDATSSELNQQLIYAGLFVLVFILLIMFVIFMSQAERQIPVRYSKRANSASQKSHLPLKINSAGVIPVIFASSLIMVPQTVLGLFAADYSDVSWYQILSTIFNLEKPAGIAIYAIVIILFTFFYAHIQINPERAAENLQKAGGYIPSIRPGLATKEYLQKMLNRLSTVGSLFLMGVAVLPLLGAYFFDMPQSIALGGTSLLIVVGVALDTAKQIEGRTIKRQYVGFIHDKKD, via the coding sequence ATGTTTCAAATACTGAAAAATGGATTTCAGGATAAGGATATTAGAAGCCGCGTGGCATTCACAGCAATCATGTTGATTGTATTCCGTATCGGGGCTAGCATAACTGTCCCGGGCGTGAATGCTGCAGGAATTCAAGGGTTAGCTGAATCTGGTTTATTCAGCCTACTAAACACTCTTGGTGGGGGAGCACTTTCGAGCTACTCCATCTTTTCATTGGGTGTTTCACCGTATATAACCGCATCTATTATTATTCAACTATTGCAGATGGAGATTATACCTTCATTTACAGAGTGGTCTAAACAGGGTGAAGTTGGTCGTCGTAAGTTAAATCGATGGACTAGATACTTTGCTGTAGCGATTGGCTTTTTTCAAGCTTTAGCTATTTCAATAGGATTTAATTCATTGTCATCGCTAGGATTAATTGATAATCCAGGTTTTGTAACTTACTTACTGATTGCTTTATTCATGACTGCTGGATCTATGTTTGTTGTCTGGATTGGTGAGCAAATCACTGAATATGGAATAGGTAATGGTACTTCAATCATTATCTTTGCTGGTATTCTAGCGCAAATCCCCTCAGAGTTAACGTCTTACTATCAAAATAACATTGTAGATGCTACTAGCAGTGAATTAAATCAACAATTGATATATGCAGGACTATTTGTTCTTGTATTTATCCTATTAATTATGTTCGTCATTTTCATGAGTCAAGCGGAACGTCAAATCCCCGTACGTTATTCAAAACGTGCGAATTCGGCATCGCAAAAGTCTCATTTACCATTAAAGATTAACTCAGCAGGTGTTATTCCCGTTATCTTCGCGTCATCATTAATCATGGTGCCACAAACGGTACTCGGACTATTTGCCGCTGATTATAGTGATGTTTCTTGGTATCAAATATTGTCAACAATCTTTAATTTGGAAAAACCAGCGGGTATTGCTATTTACGCAATTGTCATTATTTTGTTCACATTCTTCTATGCACATATTCAGATTAACCCTGAACGTGCTGCAGAAAACTTGCAAAAAGCTGGTGGATATATTCCAAGTATCCGGCCAGGTTTAGCAACTAAAGAATATTTACAAAAAATGTTAAATCGTTTAAGTACAGTAGGCTCACTATTCTTGATGGGTGTAGCAGTTCTACCTTTACTAGGGGCATACTTCTTTGATATGCCACAATCAATTGCTTTAGGTGGTACAAGCTTACTAATCGTTGTTGGTGTTGCTTTAGATACAGCAAAACAAATTGAAGGACGTACAATTAAACGTCAATACGTTGGCTTTATTCATGATAAAAAAGACTAA
- the rpsK gene encoding 30S ribosomal protein S11 has translation MAKRPVSRKRRVKKNVETGVAHIHSTFNNTIVMITDEHGNAISWSSAGALGFKGSRKSTPYAAQMASETATKAAMDHGMKSVEVSVKGPGSGRESAIRALQAAGLEVTAIRDVTPIPHNGCRPPKRRRV, from the coding sequence ATGGCTAAACGTCCAGTTTCACGCAAACGTCGTGTGAAGAAAAATGTCGAAACAGGTGTGGCGCACATCCACTCTACATTTAACAATACTATCGTTATGATTACTGATGAGCATGGTAATGCAATTTCTTGGTCATCTGCAGGTGCTTTAGGATTTAAAGGTTCTCGTAAATCTACTCCTTACGCTGCACAAATGGCTTCAGAAACAGCTACAAAAGCTGCTATGGATCACGGTATGAAATCTGTTGAAGTTTCAGTAAAAGGCCCTGGTTCAGGTCGTGAATCAGCTATCCGTGCTTTACAAGCAGCAGGTTTAGAAGTTACTGCTATTCGCGATGTAACACCTATTCCTCATAATGGTTGCCGTCCTCCAAAACGTCGTCGTGTTTAA
- the rpmJ gene encoding 50S ribosomal protein L36, giving the protein MKVRASVKPMCEHCKVIRRNGKVMVICSNPKHKQRQG; this is encoded by the coding sequence GTGAAAGTAAGAGCATCTGTTAAACCAATGTGCGAACATTGTAAAGTTATTCGCCGTAACGGTAAAGTTATGGTTATTTGTTCTAATCCAAAACATAAACAACGCCAAGGCTAA
- a CDS encoding adenylate kinase — MNIILMGLPGAGKGTQAAKIVEDYKFPHISTGDMFRSAIAEGTELGKKAKLFMDDGALVPDEVTNGIVEERLQKEDTQAGFMLDGFPRTEAQAKELGGIMTRLDRDIDAVIYLDVPAETLKERLSGRIICRNCGATYHKVLNKPKVDGVCDVCGSHDFYQREDDKPEVVENRLKVNQEQQQPILDFYEGQGKLYRIPGDIGIDNVYAEIQKILDK, encoded by the coding sequence ATGAATATTATTTTAATGGGCTTGCCTGGTGCCGGTAAAGGTACTCAAGCAGCTAAAATCGTTGAAGATTACAAATTTCCACATATTTCTACTGGAGATATGTTTAGATCAGCAATCGCTGAAGGAACTGAATTAGGAAAAAAAGCTAAATTATTCATGGATGATGGTGCATTAGTTCCTGATGAAGTAACGAATGGTATTGTTGAAGAAAGACTTCAAAAAGAAGATACACAAGCTGGCTTTATGCTAGACGGTTTTCCAAGAACTGAAGCGCAAGCTAAAGAGCTTGGCGGTATCATGACTCGCTTAGATCGCGACATTGATGCAGTTATCTACTTAGACGTGCCAGCAGAAACGTTGAAAGAACGTTTATCAGGACGAATCATTTGTCGTAACTGTGGCGCAACATACCACAAAGTTTTGAACAAACCAAAAGTAGACGGCGTATGCGATGTTTGCGGAAGCCATGATTTCTACCAACGTGAAGACGATAAACCTGAAGTTGTTGAAAACAGATTAAAAGTTAATCAAGAACAACAACAACCAATCTTAGACTTCTATGAAGGTCAAGGAAAGCTTTATCGCATTCCTGGTGATATCGGTATTGACAATGTTTACGCTGAGATCCAAAAGATTTTAGATAAATAA
- a CDS encoding DNA-directed RNA polymerase subunit alpha — MIEIEKPNIETIEINDDSKFGKFVVEPLERGYGTTLGNSLRRILLSSLPGTAVTSIQIDDVLHEYSTVPGVREDVTEIVLNVKQLSLKLYDVEEKQVEIDITGPADVTAADIIADADFDVMNPDLHICTLAEGARFHMIMNVKNGRGFVRSENNKVDSMPIGEIPVDSIYTPISKVNYQVENTRIGEINEYDKLTMDIWTDGTISPEEALSLAAKIMTEHLEVFVNLTDEARQVEVMVEKEETQKEKMLEMTIEELDLSVRSYNCLKRAGINTVEELTNKSEPEMMKVRNLGRKSLEEVKNKLAALDLSLRQED; from the coding sequence ATGATCGAAATTGAAAAGCCAAATATTGAGACAATTGAAATTAACGACGATAGTAAATTTGGTAAATTCGTTGTAGAACCATTAGAACGCGGCTATGGAACAACCCTAGGTAATTCATTACGTCGTATCTTGTTGTCCTCACTACCAGGTACAGCTGTTACATCAATCCAAATTGACGATGTTTTGCATGAATACTCAACAGTCCCAGGTGTACGTGAAGACGTTACTGAGATTGTGTTGAACGTAAAACAATTATCATTGAAATTGTATGACGTAGAAGAAAAACAAGTAGAAATTGACATCACAGGTCCAGCTGACGTAACAGCTGCTGATATTATTGCCGATGCTGATTTCGATGTTATGAATCCAGACTTACATATCTGTACGCTTGCAGAAGGCGCTCGTTTCCACATGATTATGAATGTTAAAAACGGTCGTGGTTTTGTACGCTCAGAAAATAATAAAGTGGATTCAATGCCAATTGGCGAAATCCCAGTGGATTCTATCTACACACCAATTTCCAAAGTAAACTATCAAGTTGAAAATACTCGTATCGGAGAAATCAACGAATACGATAAATTAACTATGGATATTTGGACTGATGGTACAATTTCACCCGAAGAAGCATTAAGCTTAGCGGCAAAAATCATGACAGAACACTTGGAAGTATTCGTTAACTTAACAGACGAAGCTCGTCAAGTTGAAGTTATGGTCGAAAAAGAAGAAACACAAAAAGAAAAAATGCTTGAAATGACTATTGAAGAACTAGACTTATCAGTTCGTTCATACAACTGTTTAAAACGTGCAGGCATCAATACTGTTGAAGAATTGACTAACAAATCTGAACCAGAAATGATGAAAGTACGTAACTTAGGTCGTAAGTCTCTTGAAGAGGTTAAAAACAAGCTAGCTGCTCTTGACTTATCTTTACGTCAAGAAGATTAA